The following coding sequences lie in one Nodularia sp. LEGE 06071 genomic window:
- a CDS encoding ATP-binding protein, with product MTPEQFLELARVLPEPVLLVNSEGKLLVANQPMANMLGLRRQEIEEKMLFDVVFESSNDIKKYLQACASSRDMVIGTLTLRHNHGKTLICRSQGAVIQPWSPESPALIFLRLESRATASKNFVLLNNKIDELAKEIQRRKQAEAALLKANEELEIRVEERTKAVQETLNKLQITQTQLIQAEKMSSLGQMVAGVAHEINNPINFINGNLHYAEKSTETLLKLLQLYQQHCLNISPEIQAQIEEIDLNFLIPDMTKLFQSMKVGTQRIREIVKSLRNFSRLDEAEFKQVNIHEGIDSALMILQHRLQAINQYPEIKVNRKYGKLPQITCYPSQLNQVLMNILANAIDALEESAVNGMLSDDPEIEIQTQLIDQMWVRITITDNGIGIDEKINSKLFDPFFTTKPIGKGTGLGLFVSYQIVEKHGGKLSFCSTPGQGAEFVIKIPVSRGAKICTPTASEMS from the coding sequence ATGACTCCTGAACAATTTCTTGAACTTGCGAGAGTTTTGCCAGAACCTGTACTCTTGGTAAATAGTGAGGGTAAATTGCTAGTTGCCAATCAACCGATGGCAAATATGCTAGGTTTACGCCGTCAAGAAATTGAAGAAAAAATGCTCTTTGATGTTGTATTTGAATCTTCTAATGATATTAAAAAATACCTGCAAGCTTGTGCAAGCAGCAGAGATATGGTTATTGGCACTTTGACTTTACGCCACAATCATGGAAAAACTTTAATATGTCGTAGCCAGGGAGCAGTTATTCAACCTTGGTCTCCTGAATCTCCGGCTTTAATTTTTCTCCGTTTGGAAAGTAGGGCTACAGCCAGCAAGAATTTCGTTTTACTAAACAATAAGATAGATGAATTAGCCAAAGAAATCCAGAGGCGAAAACAGGCAGAAGCTGCACTCTTAAAAGCGAATGAAGAGCTAGAAATCCGCGTTGAGGAACGGACAAAGGCTGTTCAAGAAACACTAAATAAACTGCAAATTACCCAGACTCAACTCATTCAAGCTGAGAAAATGTCAAGTTTAGGTCAAATGGTTGCTGGTGTTGCCCATGAAATTAATAATCCCATAAATTTTATTAATGGTAACCTTCATTACGCCGAGAAATCTACTGAAACTTTGCTCAAATTATTACAACTTTATCAACAGCACTGTTTAAATATTTCTCCAGAAATTCAAGCGCAAATAGAAGAGATAGATTTAAATTTTCTCATTCCAGATATGACTAAACTCTTCCAATCTATGAAGGTAGGAACACAGAGGATTCGGGAAATTGTCAAATCTCTACGCAACTTCTCCAGATTGGATGAAGCCGAATTCAAACAAGTTAATATTCATGAAGGAATTGACAGTGCCTTAATGATTCTGCAACACCGATTGCAAGCTATAAATCAATATCCAGAAATCAAAGTCAACCGAAAATACGGAAAACTTCCTCAGATCACCTGCTATCCTTCTCAACTAAATCAGGTATTGATGAATATTCTTGCTAATGCCATTGATGCCCTAGAAGAGTCAGCAGTGAATGGGATGTTATCAGATGACCCCGAAATTGAAATTCAAACTCAACTAATCGATCAAATGTGGGTGCGTATAACTATTACCGACAATGGAATAGGAATAGATGAAAAAATCAACTCAAAATTATTTGACCCTTTTTTCACAACTAAACCGATAGGGAAAGGAACAGGTTTAGGATTATTTGTCAGCTATCAAATAGTGGAAAAACATGGCGGAAAACTGAGTTTTTGCTCTACTCCCGGACAAGGTGCAGAATTTGTCATTAAGATTCCTGTTAGTAGGGGTGCAAAAATTTGCACCCCTACAGCTTCAGAAATGAGTTAA
- a CDS encoding NAD(P)H-quinone oxidoreductase subunit N, whose translation MDFANLTSQLNAGTILPEGIVIVTLLGVLIVDLILGRTSSRWIGYLAIAGLVAAIGALYLQWDATNPISFTGSFIGDDLSIVFRGIIALSAAVTILMSIRYIEQSGTALAEFIAILLTATLGGMFLSGASELVMIFISLETLSISSYLLTGYTKRDPRSNEAALKYLLIGASSTAIFLYGVSLLYGLSGGQTELDAIANGIAAANIGQSLGLVIALIFVIAGIGFKISAAPFHQWTPDVYEGAPTPVIAFLSVGSKAAGFALAIRLLTTVFPLVADEWRFIFTALAVLSMVLGNVVALAQTSMKRMLAYSSIAQAGFVMIGMIAGTEAGYASMIFYLMVYLFMNLCGFTCIILFSLRTGTDQIAEYSGLYQKDPLLTLGLSISLLSLGGIPPLAGFFGKIYLFWAGWQAGLYWLVLLGLVTSVVSIYYYIRVVKMMVVKEPQEMSEVVKNYPEIRWNLPGFRPLQVGLIVTLIATTIAGVLSNPLFTLANNSISNTAMLQAKLIERTQVSAISIQQPEEL comes from the coding sequence ATGGATTTTGCTAATCTTACATCCCAGTTGAATGCTGGAACGATTTTGCCAGAGGGGATTGTAATTGTCACCCTCTTAGGGGTTTTGATTGTTGATTTGATTTTGGGACGTACATCTTCACGCTGGATTGGATATCTGGCGATCGCAGGTTTAGTCGCTGCGATTGGCGCACTCTATCTTCAATGGGATGCGACTAATCCCATCTCCTTTACCGGTAGCTTTATTGGTGATGACCTCAGTATTGTCTTTCGCGGGATTATCGCGTTGTCTGCTGCTGTCACAATCTTGATGTCAATTCGCTACATTGAGCAGAGTGGCACTGCTTTAGCCGAATTCATCGCCATTTTGCTGACTGCAACTTTGGGAGGAATGTTTTTATCCGGTGCTAGTGAGTTAGTGATGATTTTTATCTCACTAGAAACTCTCAGTATCTCCTCTTACTTGCTCACAGGTTATACCAAGCGTGACCCCCGCTCTAACGAAGCTGCGCTAAAATACCTGTTGATTGGAGCTTCCAGTACGGCAATATTTTTATACGGCGTTTCGCTGCTGTACGGTCTATCAGGTGGACAAACAGAATTAGATGCGATCGCTAATGGTATTGCCGCAGCTAATATTGGTCAATCGTTAGGTTTGGTAATTGCTCTCATTTTCGTGATTGCAGGTATCGGCTTTAAAATCTCCGCTGCACCCTTTCACCAGTGGACACCAGACGTTTACGAAGGCGCTCCCACCCCAGTGATTGCCTTTTTATCTGTCGGTTCCAAAGCAGCTGGGTTTGCCCTAGCCATTCGCTTACTGACAACAGTCTTCCCCCTCGTTGCTGACGAATGGAGATTTATTTTCACTGCCCTTGCAGTTCTCAGTATGGTATTGGGTAACGTAGTCGCCCTCGCCCAAACCAGCATGAAACGGATGTTAGCTTATTCATCCATTGCTCAAGCTGGATTTGTGATGATTGGCATGATTGCCGGCACTGAAGCAGGTTACGCCAGTATGATATTTTACCTGATGGTCTACCTGTTCATGAACCTGTGCGGGTTTACCTGCATCATTCTCTTCTCTCTACGTACAGGAACCGACCAAATTGCCGAATACTCTGGCTTGTATCAAAAAGACCCACTCCTGACACTAGGCTTGAGTATCTCCCTACTTTCATTAGGTGGTATTCCGCCATTAGCTGGGTTTTTTGGGAAAATTTACTTGTTCTGGGCTGGTTGGCAAGCTGGGCTTTACTGGTTAGTTTTGCTGGGCTTAGTTACCAGTGTAGTCTCCATCTACTACTACATTCGTGTAGTCAAAATGATGGTAGTCAAAGAACCCCAAGAAATGTCCGAGGTTGTCAAGAATTATCCAGAAATCCGGTGGAATTTACCTGGATTTAGACCTTTGCAAGTGGGATTAATCGTAACTTTAATTGCCACTACCATTGCCGGGGTTTTGTCCAATCCACTATTTACACTGGCGAACAATTCTATCTCTAACACTGCAATGCTGCAAGCAAAACTGATTGAGAGAACTCAAGTCAGTGCAATTTCCATACAGCAACCAGAAGAGTTGTAA
- a CDS encoding methanogen output domain 1-containing protein produces the protein MNKTISQSVNTLKLPLERDVFLRVLIRELSGTLQDIVGLKEASGFISVVGERMGRQINQDYKSALEISKLSREQVADVLVDLKKRIQGDFYIIEQNEQKIVFGNRICPFAEKVLDRPAMCMMTSNVFGTIAANNLGYAKVELQETIAKGASECRVTLYLKFTAEAEETEGREYFGGLEAES, from the coding sequence ATGAATAAGACTATTAGTCAGTCAGTAAATACACTGAAATTACCTTTAGAACGTGACGTGTTTTTACGTGTATTGATTAGAGAATTATCTGGCACTTTACAGGATATAGTTGGCTTAAAAGAAGCTTCTGGATTTATTAGCGTAGTTGGTGAACGGATGGGTAGGCAGATTAACCAAGATTATAAATCTGCCTTGGAAATATCAAAGCTTTCCCGCGAGCAAGTGGCTGATGTCTTGGTTGATTTAAAAAAACGCATCCAAGGTGATTTTTACATAATTGAGCAGAATGAGCAAAAAATTGTCTTTGGCAACCGTATTTGTCCATTTGCCGAAAAAGTCCTTGACCGTCCGGCAATGTGTATGATGACTTCAAATGTCTTTGGAACCATCGCCGCCAATAATCTAGGATACGCCAAAGTGGAACTGCAAGAAACCATAGCGAAGGGCGCTTCTGAATGCAGAGTTACTCTTTACTTAAAATTCACAGCCGAGGCAGAAGAAACAGAAGGTAGAGAATACTTTGGGGGACTAGAAGCTGAATCTTGA
- a CDS encoding RNA recognition motif domain-containing protein encodes MSIYVGNLSYSVTEDDLTQVFSDYGTVKRVQLPTDRETGRARGFGFVEMESEAAEEAAIEALDGAEWMGRAMKVNKAKPREEKGSRSGGGYSQRY; translated from the coding sequence ATGTCAATTTACGTAGGCAACCTATCCTACAGCGTCACAGAAGACGACCTCACTCAAGTATTTTCCGATTACGGCACTGTCAAGCGAGTTCAATTACCCACAGATAGGGAAACGGGGCGCGCACGAGGTTTTGGTTTCGTAGAAATGGAATCAGAAGCCGCAGAAGAGGCTGCGATTGAGGCTCTAGATGGTGCCGAATGGATGGGTCGTGCAATGAAAGTTAATAAAGCGAAACCACGGGAAGAGAAAGGTAGCCGCTCTGGTGGTGGATACTCACAACGCTATTAA
- the topA gene encoding type I DNA topoisomerase, giving the protein MSTLVIVESPTKARTIRNYLPKDYRVEASMGHVRDLPQSASEIPAAVKAERWAQLGVNIDADFEPVYVVPKDKKKVVTQLKDALKGVDELILATDEDREGESISWHLYQLLKPKVPTKRMVFHEITQEAIKKALNNCRDIDEQLVRAQETRRILDRLVGYTLSPLLWKKIAWGLSAGRVQSVAVRLLVKKERQRRAFHEGTYWDLKASLVQEKTAFAAQLTTLGGTKVATGSDFDAATGQITAGRNVLLLNEEQALALQERLTGKTWNVNSIDERPVTRKPAPPFTTSTLQQESNRKLRLSARDTMRTAQNLYEQGYITYMRTDSVHLSDQALTAARSCVEQLYGKNYLSPEPRQYTTKSKGAQEAHEAIRPAGSTFRTPQETGLGGRELALYDLIWKRTVASQMADCRQTQISVQLQVEDAGFRASGKRIDFPGFLRAYVEGSDDPDAALEDQEVILPSLKVGDHPDCTDLEAVGHETQPPARYTEATLVKTLESEGIGRPSTYASIIGTIIDKGYAQLVSNALIPTFTAFAVTNLLEKHFPDVVDPSFTSKMEQTLDDIATGEAKWLPYLQEFYLGDKGLETLVKEQESQIDASQARTVLLENLDAKVRIGKYGPYIEVDNDGTVITASIPKDLTPSDLDPKQVEVLLRQKTVGPDQVGRHPETGEPIYLKIGTYGPYVQLGDKTEENPKPKQTSLPKGVTPENVTLEMAVGLLALPRTLGVHPDTGKKIQASLGRFGPYVVHDQGKEGKDYRSLKAADNVLTVSLERALELLAEPKKGRGSSSSKSKAALRELGMHPEEGTPVNIYDGPYGPYIKHGKVNVSIPEGESVEDVTLSTALELLATKASTKKTTRKTSKSTTSRAKSTAKSSKTSAKKNDAEG; this is encoded by the coding sequence ATGTCAACCCTCGTCATCGTTGAATCTCCGACCAAAGCTCGTACCATTCGCAACTACCTGCCAAAAGACTATCGGGTGGAAGCGTCTATGGGTCATGTCCGTGACCTACCCCAATCAGCTAGTGAAATTCCCGCCGCCGTGAAAGCAGAACGGTGGGCGCAGCTGGGGGTAAATATAGACGCAGACTTTGAACCGGTGTATGTTGTCCCCAAAGACAAAAAGAAAGTTGTTACCCAGCTCAAAGATGCCCTCAAGGGTGTTGATGAACTGATTCTGGCAACTGACGAAGACCGGGAAGGTGAAAGCATTAGTTGGCATTTATACCAGTTGCTGAAGCCAAAAGTTCCGACTAAGCGAATGGTGTTTCACGAAATTACCCAAGAAGCTATCAAAAAAGCTTTGAACAACTGCCGCGATATTGATGAGCAGTTAGTTCGCGCCCAAGAAACACGGCGAATTTTGGATCGATTGGTGGGCTATACCCTGTCTCCCCTGCTGTGGAAAAAAATCGCCTGGGGATTATCTGCTGGGCGAGTTCAATCTGTAGCTGTGCGACTTTTAGTCAAAAAGGAACGCCAACGCCGCGCCTTCCATGAAGGTACATATTGGGATTTAAAAGCTAGCTTGGTGCAGGAAAAAACTGCCTTTGCTGCCCAATTGACCACACTAGGAGGAACCAAAGTAGCCACTGGCAGCGATTTTGATGCAGCCACAGGACAAATTACCGCAGGTCGCAATGTCTTGTTGCTCAACGAAGAGCAAGCTCTAGCTCTCCAGGAACGTTTGACCGGAAAAACCTGGAATGTCAACAGCATCGATGAACGCCCAGTCACGCGTAAACCTGCGCCACCCTTTACTACTTCGACACTGCAACAAGAATCCAACCGCAAACTGCGTCTTTCTGCCAGAGACACAATGCGAACTGCCCAGAATTTGTATGAGCAAGGGTATATCACCTATATGCGGACAGATTCGGTACATTTATCCGATCAGGCGCTGACAGCAGCTCGTAGCTGTGTAGAACAACTTTATGGGAAAAACTACCTCAGCCCCGAACCTCGGCAATACACCACCAAATCGAAAGGCGCACAAGAAGCCCACGAAGCTATTCGTCCGGCTGGTAGTACTTTCCGGACTCCCCAAGAAACTGGTTTAGGTGGTCGGGAACTCGCGCTTTATGACTTGATTTGGAAGCGGACTGTCGCTAGTCAAATGGCTGACTGTCGCCAAACCCAAATTAGCGTCCAGCTGCAAGTTGAAGACGCTGGCTTTCGTGCTTCTGGTAAGCGGATTGATTTTCCGGGATTCTTGCGCGCTTATGTGGAAGGTTCAGATGATCCAGATGCCGCTTTAGAAGATCAGGAAGTTATTTTGCCCAGTTTAAAAGTGGGTGATCATCCTGATTGTACTGATTTAGAAGCCGTGGGTCACGAAACCCAACCACCAGCAAGATATACCGAAGCTACTCTAGTGAAAACTCTAGAAAGTGAAGGCATTGGTCGCCCTAGTACCTACGCCAGCATCATCGGCACAATCATTGATAAGGGTTACGCCCAATTGGTGAGTAATGCCCTGATTCCTACCTTCACTGCTTTCGCCGTCACCAACCTCTTAGAAAAGCATTTCCCGGATGTTGTAGACCCCAGTTTCACTTCCAAGATGGAACAAACCCTGGATGACATTGCCACAGGTGAAGCTAAGTGGTTACCCTATTTACAGGAATTTTATCTGGGAGACAAAGGTTTAGAAACTTTAGTCAAAGAACAGGAAAGTCAAATCGATGCCAGTCAAGCCAGAACGGTATTACTGGAAAATTTAGATGCCAAAGTCCGCATTGGCAAATATGGCCCCTACATCGAAGTTGACAATGATGGCACTGTGATTACTGCCTCAATTCCCAAAGACCTCACACCATCTGACCTCGACCCGAAACAAGTAGAAGTCCTGCTGCGGCAAAAAACAGTGGGGCCTGACCAAGTAGGTCGGCATCCTGAAACTGGTGAACCAATTTATCTCAAAATTGGTACTTACGGCCCCTATGTGCAGTTGGGTGACAAAACCGAAGAAAATCCCAAACCCAAACAAACTTCTTTACCTAAAGGTGTCACGCCAGAAAATGTCACCTTAGAGATGGCTGTGGGTCTTTTGGCTCTACCCCGGACATTGGGAGTACATCCGGACACAGGTAAGAAAATTCAAGCTAGTTTGGGGCGTTTTGGCCCTTATGTCGTTCACGACCAGGGTAAAGAAGGCAAAGACTATCGCTCTCTCAAAGCTGCTGATAATGTGCTGACAGTTTCGCTGGAACGGGCATTGGAGTTATTAGCCGAACCGAAAAAGGGACGTGGCTCCAGCAGTAGCAAGTCTAAGGCAGCTTTACGCGAATTGGGTATGCACCCGGAAGAAGGTACGCCAGTGAATATTTATGATGGTCCCTATGGCCCTTATATTAAGCACGGCAAAGTTAATGTCAGCATCCCAGAAGGTGAATCGGTAGAAGATGTCACACTATCTACAGCGTTAGAATTATTAGCAACCAAAGCATCCACTAAAAAAACTACTCGCAAGACGAGTAAATCGACAACTTCTCGAGCCAAGTCAACTGCTAAATCATCGAAGACCAGCGCTAAAAAAAATGATGCTGAAGGTTAG